Proteins from a single region of Carassius carassius chromosome 25, fCarCar2.1, whole genome shotgun sequence:
- the LOC132104360 gene encoding phosphoprotein associated with glycosphingolipid-enriched microdomains 1-like — MAPALSAMLGSEVAGAAVLAKGELALVGTLTALTTFLLLSVLLLLCASCQGKKKVGPPGDHENLMNGVSEKEVCSQSVESHGTDLAVSSSHNGPLTSGTVLTDTIDTSPQPSEDMLSSQSEIRSSKYHQDRELPSIPHTDTLKAAIDAQAPSGEGTYEVVKDSASRDVSVEDCLYETVKELKDTGLPNGTLSPEESPAPPLNCHPSPATPDYTMLPNGVEYASVNLSKKSRYSADMEARHSATIVNYEEPEDEKPPPVPDKVLDENDNQQILNGQLHSPLMTAAPLDNVSPDSELSDVYSKVVKNTIKETENDYSSIGEIKGMVAESTSSDLYATVGEESPMALGSQPPEGLTENADPGYETIKTSKASEEAHQGNGIVEPDYESVGELCLNVEISRL, encoded by the exons ATGGCTCCTGCGCTGAGTGCTATGTTGGGGTCAGAGGTCGCGGGGGCAGCGGTGCTGGCTAAAGGGGAGCTGGCACTTGTAGGCACGCTCACAGCACTCACGACTTTCCTGCTGCTTTCTGTCCTGCTGTTGCTGTGTGCAAGCTGCCAGGG GAAGAAAAAAGTGGGGCCGCCGGGAGACCATGAAAACCTGATGAATGGG GTGTCAGAAAAAGAAGTATGCAGCCAGTCAGTAGAGAGCCATGGTACTGACTTGGCGGTCAGCAGCTCTCATAATGGGCCTCTTACCAGTGGTACAG TACTAACAGACACAATAGACACAAGTCCCCAGCCTTCAGAAGACATGCTGTCCAGCCAGTCAGAAATCAGGTCCTCTAAGTATCACCAGGACCGTGAATTACCCAGCATTCCACACACCGATACCCTCAAAGCAGCTATCGATGCTCAAGCTCCCTCAGGAGAAGGCACGTATGAGGTGGTGAAGGACAGCGCCTCCCGTGATGTCAGTGTTGAGGACTGTCTGTACGAGACGGTGAAAGAACTCAAGGACACTGGCCTCCCCAACGGTACACTAAGCCCAGAGGAATCACCTGCACCTCCTCTTAACTGCCACCCAAGCCCCGCTACACCAGATTACACCATGCTGCCCAATGGTGTGGAGTATGCCTCTGTCAACCTTAGCAAGAAGAGCCGCTACAGCGCTGACATGGAGGCCAGGCACTCAGCCACCATTGTGAATTACGAAGAGCCCGAGGACGAAAAACCACCTCCTGTACCAGACAAGGTACTGGATGAGAATGACAACCAGCAGATTCTGAACGGACAG TTACACTCCCCGCTGATGACTGCAGCGCCTCTGGACAATGTGTCTCCGGACAGTGAG TTATCAGACGTGTACTCCAAGGTAGTGAAGAATACGATAAAGGAAACTGAGAATGACTACAGCAGCATTGGGGAGATCAAGGGAATGGTGGCGGAGTCGACTTCCAGTGATCTTTACGCCACAGTTGGGGAAGAAAGCCCAATGGCTCTTGGCTCCCAGCCTCCAGAGGGGCTTACAGAGAATGCAGACCCTGGGTACGAGACCATCAAGACCTCCAAAGCATCTGAAGAAGCTCATCAGGGCAATGGGATAGTGGAACCTGACTATGAGAGTGTGGGGGAACTGTGTCTCAACGTGGAGATCTCCCGTCTCTGA